GGGGGCTGGAGTTGTAGTTAGGGTTGTGTTGAGAAGGGTGGCCGGGCtgatggtagtgggagcagtaGTTGTGAAGGAGACCATGTTGAGGGGTATGGCCATAGAGGACTGAGAAGACTCTTTGACACTGGATGATGCAGAGGGGCCTGCATTGTTTTGGGACGAGGTAAGGGCACTTAAAGGGGTGGCAATTTTACCTacaaaaaatatacaaatgaTTAACCTCTGGCAATACAGTACATGTGTATTAATTACAATATAGCTACACAGTAATACTTACAGTATcaacattgtagttacataaaaactgctatgtagttacaccTTATTTTATTTAAGCATTTCGGTTAGGTACAATACTAGTTTTGGTATAACACAACCTTTTACTGACCCTTTGCAACATCCACTTAACCAAAATACTGTGTCCAGCAGAGAGTGTCCAGCAGAGACTCACCCTCGGTTTTAATGGCTGGAGGGTCTTTAGCAGCAGTAGTgtctttcctgtttctcttcctctccttgcctccctggtcctcccccaGATCGATCACCAGCTCCCTCTCAGAGTCTGAGTCCTCCACAGGTGTGGGCTGCCTGACTTCTTCTTTCACTTGGAGCTTTTCTCTGGGGACAAGAATGGGTGGAGCAGCTTTGGATTTCTCTACTGGATCTTTATCTAAGTCTATGCTCTGTTTTTCTTTAGATGAGGGTTCTGTGACAATAGCTGGTGCTACTGTATCCCCCATGGTGGACGTTACTGCTGCTGGGCCTTCAGGCTTGCACTCCTTTTCTTGGCTGGGAGATTGTTGGTCCTTGAGTGCTCGCTTCTTTTCACACTTCTCAGCAACCATGGGGTCCTGGCTCTCTTTAAGCTTCTGCTCCTCATCACTAGCATACTCACTGTCGCTAAACTCAGATTTGTCAGAGTCCTCGGAATCACTGTGTTCAACTCCCTTGTACACATCTTCAGATATCTCATCTATACCTGTAAACAGCAAGGGGTGATGCAGTAGGTCAGGAATGGGATGAGTCAAACAAAACCTGAAATGTACAATTCGGTAGTAAAATGAAGTCACAAATTGTGCACTTGAAAAATAAATCTCCATCcttgataaaaaaagaaaaaaagatttaaCGGTATCATAATGTATGACTATATCTCATTATGACTCACCTAACTGGGCCTTGCAGCTTTCTATGGTTTTGTCCAAGTTGAGCTGAAACCGACTTCTGATTTGTCTCTTCGGTGAGGTGAGGATAGGTGGCGCcccctgttgctgctgctgctgcacagTCTCACTAAGCTCCTTCAAGTCCATCTCTGCTTTACTACGATCTGACACATCACAAGAGACAGCAATCCCACAACTAACTGCCATGTCATCCTTGATTTATATATACTTTCATTtacatatataaatgtattttcaAGATGAACTTTGTGCATGAGCGTTGTTGAGAACTGTGCTGTGGTGGCATGTGTAGAAACTGGAGACACTCACCAAGGTTGAGGTTGAGTATACTTCCTGTGGTAACAGTCTTTTCCTGTTTTGGGGTGATTGGCAGGGAAGGGCCCTGAGAATGTAAGGATTTAGGGCTGTCCATAGCACTGCCTGTGGCAGCATGCCGAGTTGAAGCAGGGGATGCTGAAGGAAGAATTGCATTCTTTAAGCCAGGCTCTTGTTTAATAATTCAATCTATGAATGTGTAGTCGAAGGTCAAACTGCATGTATTCAATTTACACTACTGTAAGCTCTGGTGCATGTCCACTAAAAGTGAATCAGTGCTAGTGCAGCAGAGCCATCATCGGTTGACGTGTCTTAAGGTTCAAATGCAGTTGGCTGTCCATCACTGACAAGTGTTGTGAATAGTTATAGTTCTCGCAGATGTTACAGTTGTAATTCATACCGTTGTCATGGCCAGTTGTGCAGACTTCTGTCAGACAAGGTTTAGGTTTATGTATTTAGTCCTTTATTGTAATATTAGTAGAGCTAGtgccagacatcccaacctgcaaaatCTCATTTTAGGGAGGTTACTGCATGcagccctccacccacccactacAGAGCTTGTTATCTCTCTACATGGCTCGTCTGGTTATTATGACTAAGTGTGTGCTGAAGCTAGACGGTTTACCATGACGAAAGGTTGCTACTGTACTTTATAAAAACATTCAGATTGGCCGCTGGCCGGCGAATTCGATCCTCATTTGAATAAAGACCCCCCCAAAATTCTGCCCAGTTCGCTTGATTTGTTTGCCCGTcaatcccacaatgcaccacgcaagccgTTCGCTCCAATGAAAATGACTGGGAAAGCGTCGCTCAATTCACTTTGTGCCAGTGGACACGCACCATAGGTTTACTAGGAGGGTTGTTGATCAGTCTGTTAGGTTGCTGTTTGGTGTACCTGTACAGTCCATGGACTCCTCCCCCGCACTGAAGTGGCTGCTGGCTGCTTTAGCCTGACCTTTCTCTGGTGTCTCCTGCTCCCCATCAGAGCCTGTGTGAGCAGAGGAGTTGGTGCTCATAGGGGAACGGGGCATGTCCGTCAGAGATATCCTCCGCCCAGAACTTCCTCCCATCCCCGCTACTGACATCATATTCCTGGCCAAGGGCATCTTGGGGGATGCGGTCATGTCAAAGCTGAACTTAATCTTCTCCTGCTTCTCTGGTCGGATGGAGCCAGATGACGGGTTGCCCGTGTCTAGGAGCATCTGGTACTGGTTGTCGGGGGTATAAGGCGTCCTGAAGAGGGCATAGTTGAAGACTCCAAACTTCCTCCTCATGTTCTCCACGTAGACTTCCATCTCTTGCATCGCACTGTTGAAAATACTCTTGGTCTTCTTGACAGAGAAGGGGATTTCTTTGGACATGAGATAGCAGTTGTTTAACGGGACCCATGCCCTGCAGGGTTATGATAAAGACCATCAtattaacaaacaaaacagaggcaaTGCTGCAAAGTAATTACAGCATAAAATACAGTCTTTTACAGGTGACTTGAGTACAAAAATGTCTTGCCTGTCATGTTGCCCAAAGAAGCGAGCATCCACTTGGCCATCTTTGTCCCGCAGAGCTTTGGCTGGCCAGAAAGGAAATCCCTTCAGCTTGGCCCATACCAGTGGATGTGGATTACTCTAAAAACAGACAACATAAAGACTGATTTGTGACAATATATGCATAGGAAAAGAAGTCACCATAACATTTGAACGTATTATAGATGTAAGTAACTGAGCTTACACATGGCTCACAGAACCAGTTTTCTCTCTTCTGACAAGCTGAGAGATAGCACTCAGGACACACCTCGATTTCATTCATCTGGAAGAAAAGTTGAAAAAGACATGACTGTCAATTCTTATACAGTCTTAGGAACCTTCCTTTAAAGACAAAATCACTTACCTCATGTTCGCAGATTTTCACTATGACTTTAGCCGTGGCTGTAAGCTTGTGATTGCCTAAAACAAGGTCATGAAAATGTGTGACTTGGACACATCTTCAATCAACAATAGCAACAACAGAAAAATCTTTAAAACAAGGACACTAACCTCCATTATATATTATACAGTTATGTAAAATCCATTTTACATCTGCCAAAAAGGCCTCTGTGCAACCGTACATTTTCTTCTTTATGTTCTGGAGCAAGCAAGAGAGGAAGTTAGAGAAGAACAATTTGTGTTTTGTAACAATATCTTAAACCTTTACTGTCACAAGAGACAATTTTACCCTCTCTAATGTGCACAGGTCCATTGGGTGGAATATGTACTCTGCATAGTCTGGATGTTGTTCGAGAGACACAGGTTTCTGAAAGGGCTCCGTCTGGATAAAAGAGTAGACAAAAGAGATACACACCCAAAACATCAACCTTCATATTCTCAACACCGTTGTAACTCATTGCAcaaccaccacaacacacaacacatattAGCAACCCAGGACAGACAACACCAACTAAAATCTCTAACAGTCAAGCAGGACCCACTCCATacaagaggaggaaaaaaaaaacaaaggggGTAAAAAATGGTGGGTTCTTTTTGTTAGTGTGTTGGATTGATTACCCAATTAAAAGCCTTTCTCTGCGTGGCGGCTGCATGGGGGGAGTGAGATGACGAACGGGGTTGGTCCTGAAAAAGAGTATAAGATGGGGAACTGCATCCTCACCACAGTCTGCACCCTCAGAATGGTTTCTGTCCTCATTTTCTGTGCTGGAAGACTTAAAGCCTTAAAAACATACCTGTGGTGGTTTAGAATTCCCAGTTCCTATGTTTAGCTTGCATCATAAACCAAAATATACTTCACAGTCTGAATGATGTGAAGCTGTTATTTTGGTAGGGTGCAGCTATGAACTTGAGTAGTATAGTGGCAAAAGCATGAGAACATAATGTCTATGAAGGCCATTCATTTGCGCTGGTGTATTTCTAAACCAATCAATTAAATAATTTGAGAAGATAAAAGGGTGGGACACAGCTTGGATGGGAAAATGACCAATCAAGGCCTGCAGAAGATTGAAGTCAAAAGGGCAGAACTGATCAGTCAGACAATAGGGGAAGGATCAGTGCACTTACACCTGGCTGTTTCATCTTCTGGAGGGCAAACTTCAGCAGGTAAGACAGTTGTTCTATAGTGAGCATCATCATGGCTTTACTCTGAGTCTCTATGCACTCTGCAACTGTTATTTTCTGAAAGAGGAGAATAACAGGCTGTCAACTTTAACCGTCCAGTCCAATTCGTACAATGCTCCTCATAACCTCTtgaatttctttttttcaggATATTTACTCCACACTCCCAACTCTTTGAGAAAACAGGCTAGCTCTTGTGGTTTCCGGTTCActgcacatacatacaaacgaGTACCTCACACTCTGGGCAGAACCAGTCGCCTTCTGGCTCAGCTGGCAATTTGAGGCACTTGGCGTGGTACACCCTGGGGCAGAGCTCACAGCAGAGCACCTGGCCCTCGCGGTGGCACAGCCAGCAGTAGAAATCATTCCTGCCGTCCTGCGGTACAACATCAACAGGGTCTGTGGTGAGTGCTGGCTGCTTCACATAGTAAAAGGGGCCATGTCTTAGCTCTGACTGAAATGCAGGCAAAAGAAACACAAGATTAGGGGAGTCAAAATCAGCCATGAAATTACATGAGCAACACAGCATGTATACAAATCAACATTAGGCAATAAAGATACTGTGCTAAATGTTGGCAAGTGAAGAGGACCATTAGTTGGTATTGTCCTGCATACATTATGCAGTGAAAGGAAATCATAACTTCAGATATCACCAGGTCCAAATAATCTTTCAAATTGCCTTCTTGATCACTTGGTGATTATATCAGCAGTCTGACAttttgtgtacacacactatGATTTTGTGTGGTCAGTGGGTTAAGTCTGGGCTTAAGCTTTCACTGCTGGGTGCAAACATTCAGTTCACACTGGAACTCAAATAGACTAACAATACACTTATAAGGAATCACTTCACTAGTATCATCATTCATGTTATCACTTGACAGCCACAAGGTCAAATTAGACTGTCATATTACACCATACAAAAGTCCATGATAACAGAGCCTCTAGCTGTCCAGCAGCCTAGGTatggaggggagctgggggaaAAGGTGGGAGCTGCACCTGGTCTTTGCTGCTGCTGACTGCTCcaggttttcttttctttttcacgGGGCTGGGAGAGGTCTCAGCTGGGGAGTGGCCGTTGGATGAGTGAGGGGGGCTGTTGGAGACTTTACGTTTCTGGGCTGGCCGCTCTGCTGACCCAGGGTCTGAAACTGCAGCCAGGGCAAAGGTCACATACTGCACAAGGGTATGCTCAGGGTGGTAGATGTATTATTTAATACATCATATGTATATCCTGATGAACAGAATAG
The window above is part of the Osmerus mordax isolate fOsmMor3 chromosome 1, fOsmMor3.pri, whole genome shotgun sequence genome. Proteins encoded here:
- the zmynd8 gene encoding MYND-type zinc finger-containing chromatin reader ZMYND8 isoform X4 codes for the protein MHPQSVAEEEVKTESDAVEGMEISTRSKVSDPGSAERPAQKRKVSNSPPHSSNGHSPAETSPSPVKKKRKPGAVSSSKDQSELRHGPFYYVKQPALTTDPVDVVPQDGRNDFYCWLCHREGQVLCCELCPRVYHAKCLKLPAEPEGDWFCPECEKITVAECIETQSKAMMMLTIEQLSYLLKFALQKMKQPGTEPFQKPVSLEQHPDYAEYIFHPMDLCTLERNIKKKMYGCTEAFLADVKWILHNCIIYNGGNHKLTATAKVIVKICEHEMNEIEVCPECYLSACQKRENWFCEPCSNPHPLVWAKLKGFPFWPAKALRDKDGQVDARFFGQHDRAWVPLNNCYLMSKEIPFSVKKTKSIFNSAMQEMEVYVENMRRKFGVFNYALFRTPYTPDNQYQMLLDTGNPSSGSIRPEKQEKIKFSFDMTASPKMPLARNMMSVAGMGGSSGRRISLTDMPRSPMSTNSSAHTGSDGEQETPEKGQAKAASSHFSAGEESMDCTASPASTRHAATGSAMDSPKSLHSQGPSLPITPKQEKTVTTGSILNLNLDRSKAEMDLKELSETVQQQQQQGAPPILTSPKRQIRSRFQLNLDKTIESCKAQLGIDEISEDVYKGVEHSDSEDSDKSEFSDSEYASDEEQKLKESQDPMVAEKCEKKRALKDQQSPSQEKECKPEGPAAVTSTMGDTVAPAIVTEPSSKEKQSIDLDKDPVEKSKAAPPILVPREKLQVKEEVRQPTPVEDSDSERELVIDLGEDQGGKERKRNRKDTTAAKDPPAIKTEGKIATPLSALTSSQNNAGPSASSSVKESSQSSMAIPLNMVSFTTTAPTTISPATLLNTTLTTTPAPSNSTTTAVKKQRPLLPRETVPVVQRAVVWSPTTKFQTSSQKWHMQKVQRQQQNQTPATTPVQTPVLGQVPASQLQAQTLPPTQASGTTPSLSVSVQQPSQSMRYQTRQAVKAVQQKDNPLSTSTSAVTLVTSSPASVAIMAVPGSGTPASSSSSPVTGDFQIPTTSADVASDIAKYTNKIMDAIKGTVTEIYNDLSKSTSGNTIAEIRRLRIEIEKLQWLHQQELSEMKHNLELTMAEMRQSLEQEGERLVAEVKKQMEVEKQQAVDETKKKQWCANCRKEAIFYCCWNTSYCDYPCQQAHWPEHMKSCTQSATAPQQEPESESTADTSNKGGQSSSGQTSPKEKQASAPTDRDSDMEKSKDNVTVSLS
- the zmynd8 gene encoding MYND-type zinc finger-containing chromatin reader ZMYND8 isoform X2 is translated as MHPQSVAEEEVKTESDAVEGMEISTRSKVSDPGSAERPAQKRKVSNSPPHSSNGHSPAETSPSPVKKKRKPGAVSSSKDQSELRHGPFYYVKQPALTTDPVDVVPQDGRNDFYCWLCHREGQVLCCELCPRVYHAKCLKLPAEPEGDWFCPECEKITVAECIETQSKAMMMLTIEQLSYLLKFALQKMKQPGDQPRSSSHSPHAAATQRKAFNWTEPFQKPVSLEQHPDYAEYIFHPMDLCTLERNIKKKMYGCTEAFLADVKWILHNCIIYNGGNHKLTATAKVIVKICEHEMNEIEVCPECYLSACQKRENWFCEPCSNPHPLVWAKLKGFPFWPAKALRDKDGQVDARFFGQHDRAWVPLNNCYLMSKEIPFSVKKTKSIFNSAMQEMEVYVENMRRKFGVFNYALFRTPYTPDNQYQMLLDTGNPSSGSIRPEKQEKIKFSFDMTASPKMPLARNMMSVAGMGGSSGRRISLTDMPRSPMSTNSSAHTGSDGEQETPEKGQAKAASSHFSAGEESMDCTASPASTRHAATGSAMDSPKSLHSQGPSLPITPKQEKTVTTGSILNLNLDRSKAEMDLKELSETVQQQQQQGAPPILTSPKRQIRSRFQLNLDKTIESCKAQLGIDEISEDVYKGVEHSDSEDSDKSEFSDSEYASDEEQKLKESQDPMVAEKCEKKRALKDQQSPSQEKECKPEGPAAVTSTMGDTVAPAIVTEPSSKEKQSIDLDKDPVEKSKAAPPILVPREKLQVKEEVRQPTPVEDSDSERELVIDLGEDQGGKERKRNRKDTTAAKDPPAIKTEGPSASSSVKESSQSSMAIPLNMVSFTTTAPTTISPATLLNTTLTTTPAPSNSTTTAVKKQRPLLPRETVPVVQRAVVWSPTTKFQTSSQKWHMQKVQRQQQNQTPATTPVQTPVLGQVPASQLQAQTLPPTQASGTTPSLSVSVQQPSQSMRYQTRQAVKAVQQKDNPLSTSTSAVTLVTSSPASVAIMAVPGSGTPASSSSSPVTGDFQIPTTSADVASDIAKYTNKIMDAIKGTVTEIYNDLSKSTSGNTIAEIRRLRIEIEKLQWLHQQELSEMKHNLELTMAEMRQSLEQEGERLVAEVKKQMEVEKQQAVDETKKKQWCANCRKEAIFYCCWNTSYCDYPCQQAHWPEHMKSCTQSATAPQQEPESESTADTSNKGGQSSSGQTSPKEKQASAPTDRDSDMEKSKDNVTVSLS
- the zmynd8 gene encoding MYND-type zinc finger-containing chromatin reader ZMYND8 isoform X1; this encodes MHPQSVAEEEVKTESDAVEGMEISTRSKVSDPGSAERPAQKRKVSNSPPHSSNGHSPAETSPSPVKKKRKPGAVSSSKDQSELRHGPFYYVKQPALTTDPVDVVPQDGRNDFYCWLCHREGQVLCCELCPRVYHAKCLKLPAEPEGDWFCPECEKITVAECIETQSKAMMMLTIEQLSYLLKFALQKMKQPGDQPRSSSHSPHAAATQRKAFNWTEPFQKPVSLEQHPDYAEYIFHPMDLCTLERNIKKKMYGCTEAFLADVKWILHNCIIYNGGNHKLTATAKVIVKICEHEMNEIEVCPECYLSACQKRENWFCEPCSNPHPLVWAKLKGFPFWPAKALRDKDGQVDARFFGQHDRAWVPLNNCYLMSKEIPFSVKKTKSIFNSAMQEMEVYVENMRRKFGVFNYALFRTPYTPDNQYQMLLDTGNPSSGSIRPEKQEKIKFSFDMTASPKMPLARNMMSVAGMGGSSGRRISLTDMPRSPMSTNSSAHTGSDGEQETPEKGQAKAASSHFSAGEESMDCTASPASTRHAATGSAMDSPKSLHSQGPSLPITPKQEKTVTTGSILNLNLDRSKAEMDLKELSETVQQQQQQGAPPILTSPKRQIRSRFQLNLDKTIESCKAQLGIDEISEDVYKGVEHSDSEDSDKSEFSDSEYASDEEQKLKESQDPMVAEKCEKKRALKDQQSPSQEKECKPEGPAAVTSTMGDTVAPAIVTEPSSKEKQSIDLDKDPVEKSKAAPPILVPREKLQVKEEVRQPTPVEDSDSERELVIDLGEDQGGKERKRNRKDTTAAKDPPAIKTEGKIATPLSALTSSQNNAGPSASSSVKESSQSSMAIPLNMVSFTTTAPTTISPATLLNTTLTTTPAPSNSTTTAVKKQRPLLPRETVPVVQRAVVWSPTTKFQTSSQKWHMQKVQRQQQNQTPATTPVQTPVLGQVPASQLQAQTLPPTQASGTTPSLSVSVQQPSQSMRYQTRQAVKAVQQKDNPLSTSTSAVTLVTSSPASVAIMAVPGSGTPASSSSSPVTGDFQIPTTSADVASDIAKYTNKIMDAIKGTVTEIYNDLSKSTSGNTIAEIRRLRIEIEKLQWLHQQELSEMKHNLELTMAEMRQSLEQEGERLVAEVKKQMEVEKQQAVDETKKKQWCANCRKEAIFYCCWNTSYCDYPCQQAHWPEHMKSCTQSATAPQQEPESESTADTSNKGGQSSSGQTSPKEKQASAPTDRDSDMEKSKDNVTVSLS
- the zmynd8 gene encoding MYND-type zinc finger-containing chromatin reader ZMYND8 isoform X3; protein product: MEISTRSKVSDPGSAERPAQKRKVSNSPPHSSNGHSPAETSPSPVKKKRKPGAVSSSKDQSELRHGPFYYVKQPALTTDPVDVVPQDGRNDFYCWLCHREGQVLCCELCPRVYHAKCLKLPAEPEGDWFCPECEKITVAECIETQSKAMMMLTIEQLSYLLKFALQKMKQPGDQPRSSSHSPHAAATQRKAFNWTEPFQKPVSLEQHPDYAEYIFHPMDLCTLERNIKKKMYGCTEAFLADVKWILHNCIIYNGGNHKLTATAKVIVKICEHEMNEIEVCPECYLSACQKRENWFCEPCSNPHPLVWAKLKGFPFWPAKALRDKDGQVDARFFGQHDRAWVPLNNCYLMSKEIPFSVKKTKSIFNSAMQEMEVYVENMRRKFGVFNYALFRTPYTPDNQYQMLLDTGNPSSGSIRPEKQEKIKFSFDMTASPKMPLARNMMSVAGMGGSSGRRISLTDMPRSPMSTNSSAHTGSDGEQETPEKGQAKAASSHFSAGEESMDCTASPASTRHAATGSAMDSPKSLHSQGPSLPITPKQEKTVTTGSILNLNLDRSKAEMDLKELSETVQQQQQQGAPPILTSPKRQIRSRFQLNLDKTIESCKAQLGIDEISEDVYKGVEHSDSEDSDKSEFSDSEYASDEEQKLKESQDPMVAEKCEKKRALKDQQSPSQEKECKPEGPAAVTSTMGDTVAPAIVTEPSSKEKQSIDLDKDPVEKSKAAPPILVPREKLQVKEEVRQPTPVEDSDSERELVIDLGEDQGGKERKRNRKDTTAAKDPPAIKTEGKIATPLSALTSSQNNAGPSASSSVKESSQSSMAIPLNMVSFTTTAPTTISPATLLNTTLTTTPAPSNSTTTAVKKQRPLLPRETVPVVQRAVVWSPTTKFQTSSQKWHMQKVQRQQQNQTPATTPVQTPVLGQVPASQLQAQTLPPTQASGTTPSLSVSVQQPSQSMRYQTRQAVKAVQQKDNPLSTSTSAVTLVTSSPASVAIMAVPGSGTPASSSSSPVTGDFQIPTTSADVASDIAKYTNKIMDAIKGTVTEIYNDLSKSTSGNTIAEIRRLRIEIEKLQWLHQQELSEMKHNLELTMAEMRQSLEQEGERLVAEVKKQMEVEKQQAVDETKKKQWCANCRKEAIFYCCWNTSYCDYPCQQAHWPEHMKSCTQSATAPQQEPESESTADTSNKGGQSSSGQTSPKEKQASAPTDRDSDMEKSKDNVTVSLS
- the zmynd8 gene encoding MYND-type zinc finger-containing chromatin reader ZMYND8 isoform X5 — protein: MHPQSVAEEEVKTESDAVEGMEISTRSKVSDPGSAERPAQKRKVSNSPPHSSNGHSPAETSPSPVKKKRKPGAVSSSKDQSELRHGPFYYVKQPALTTDPVDVVPQDGRNDFYCWLCHREGQVLCCELCPRVYHAKCLKLPAEPEGDWFCPECEKITVAECIETQSKAMMMLTIEQLSYLLKFALQKMKQPGDQPRSSSHSPHAAATQRKAFNWTEPFQKPVSLEQHPDYAEYIFHPMDLCTLERNIKKKMYGCTEAFLADVKWILHNCIIYNGGNHKLTATAKVIVKICEHEMNEIEVCPECYLSACQKRENWFCEPCSNPHPLVWAKLKGFPFWPAKALRDKDGQVDARFFGQHDRAWVPLNNCYLMSKEIPFSVKKTKSIFNSAMQEMEVYVENMRRKFGVFNYALFRTPYTPDNQYQMLLDTGNPSSGSIRPEKQEKIKFSFDMTASPKMPLARNMMSVAGMGGSSGRRISLTDMPRSPMSTNSSAHTGSDGEQETPEKGQAKAASSHFSAGEESMDCTASPASTRHAATGSAMDSPKSLHSQGPSLPITPKQEKTVTTGSILNLNLDRSKAEMDLKELSETVQQQQQQGAPPILTSPKRQIRSRFQLNLDKTIESCKAQLGIDEISEDVYKGVEHSDSEDSDKSEFSDKKSSK